DNA from Terriglobales bacterium:
TCGGCGCCGAGGGTCCCATCATTCAGACCGGCGGCGCCTTCGGATCCCTGGTCGGCCAGCTCCTGCACACCACGGCGTCGGAGCGCAAAGTCCTGCTGGCGTGCGGCGCCGCCGCCGGCATGGCTGCCACCTTCAGCACGCCTATCGCCGCGGTCATCCTGGCCATCGAGCTGCTGCTGTTCGAGTTCAAGACGCGTTCCTTCATTCCGCTGGTGATCGCCAGCACGCTGGCTACCAGCGTCCACGTCATGCTGCTCGGCCCCGGCCCCATGTTCGACGTGGGACGCCTCGATTTCCGCGTCCCTGCAGCCCTCCCCTTCTATCTGCTGCTGGGCCTGGTGTGCGGCCTGGCGGCCGTCGCTTTCACCAAAGCGCTCTATTGGACCGAGGACCGGTTCGAGCGCCTGCCGCTCGATCCCATGTGGCATCCGGCCATCGCCGGCGTGGCGCTGGGCGTCATCAGCTTCTACGTTCCCCGCGTGCTGGGCGTGGGCTATGACACGATTAGCGACATCCTCGCCAGCCGGCTCACTGTCCAGCTCCTGCTGCTCGTTCTGGTGTTCAAGTCGCTGGCGCTCTTGATCTCGCTGGGCTCGGGAACCTCGGGCGGACTGCTGGCGCCCATGTTCATGGCCAGTGCCGCGCTGGGCGCGGTGGTCGCGGCCCTGCTGAACCGCATCGTGCCCGGCGCGCACCTGGCACCCGGGGCGTTTGCGCTGGTGGCCATGGGCGCGGTGTTCGGAGCCGCCTCCCGCGCCACCTTCACATTCATCATCTTCGCTTTTGAGATCACGCGCGATTACAACGCCGTGCTGCCGCTGATGCTGGTGGCGGTCATCGCCGACGGCATCGGCCTGCTGCTGATGCCGACCTCCATCATGACGGAGAAGCTGGCCCGCCGCGGCCTGCGCATCCACCAGGACTACGAGGCCGACGTCCTGCAGCAGGTCACCGTGGGCGAGACCATGATCCGCGACTTCCCCACCCTCTCCGCCGGCATGCGCATGGAAACGCTCGCCGAGCGTCTGGCCGCCGGTGACCCTTACGCGACGCGCCATTATGCCTTTCTGCTGCTGGACGACCACGGCGACTTGGCCGGCATCCTCACGCGCGGGGACATCGTGCGCGCCCTCAATCATCCCGATGGCCGCCAGCGCACCGTGCTCGAAGCCGGCACGGAAGCGCCGATTACCATCCTCCCTGATCAACTGCTCTCCGACGCGGCCAGCCTCATGCTGCGTCACGACATCGGCCGCCTGCCCGTCGTCAACCCGGAAAACCCGCAGAGGGTCGTCGGTTACCTGGGCCGCTCTGGGATCATGGCTGCCCGTGTCCGCCGCCTGGAGGAAGAGCACATCCGCGAGCCCGGCTGGCTCGGCCGGGTATTCTGAGCCGAATTCACCCGTCGTCACGATCTGTGCTGCCGGCCCATGGACCTCGGCAGCTCCCAACCAGCGTTGTAACCCTTCGCCGCTCCGCCACTCTGTACCGGTGAGACCAAAAAACGGACGAGGTGCAAGATGATCCATAGCAACGAAAAAGGCCTGAATTCAGCATGGTGGGCTTTGCGAATCGGGCTTGGCTTGGGACCATTCCTGGCCGGCCTGGACAAGTTCTTCAACATCCTCACCGACTGGCAGATGTACCTGAGTCCCACGATGGAAAAGCTGTTGCCGATCAGCGGTGCCGCGTTCATGCGGACGGTTGGAGTCGTGGAGATGATTGTTGGATTAGCCATTCTGACGCGCTGGACAAGGCTGGGCAGCTACGTTGCCGCGGTTTGGCTGCTCGCCATCGCCGCCAACCTGGTGACTACCGGGATGTTTTTCGATCTGGCGGTTCGGGATGTGGAAATCGCCATCGCTGCCTACACCCTGGCGCGTCTCACCGAAGCGCGTCAGCCGGCGGGCGCAACTTTGCCCCTGTCGCTGCTGGAGCGCCGTCGAACGGCAGCCTGAGATTTTCGACCGACCCTAATTCCAAAAGGAGAACATAGTGAAGAACGCAGCGCTTTTCCTGGCCGTACTGGTCCTTGCCCTTCCGGCTTCCGCAGCAGCGGAAACCTGGGAGAACGTCACCGTGGTGGACACGATGTGCAGTGCGAAGGTCAAGGCGGCCCCCGACGAGCACACCACCAAATGCGCCCTGGCCTGCGCCCAGAGCGGTTTCGGCATTCTGACCGCGGATGGCTCTTTTCTGAAGCTCGATGCAGCGGGCAATCAGAAGGTCGTAGACGCTCTCAAGAGCACCAAGAAGACCGACCACTTGCGTGCCACCATCACCGGCGAGCGTCAAGGCGGCAACCTCAAGGTGCAGTCGCTCAACCTGCAATAGCCGTGCCCCGAAGGGCGGCTGCTTGCGCAGTCCGCAGGCAGCCGCCCGCAGAACATCGAGGAAGGAATGGCCAAAGTCAGGATCAAAGGAACCAGCGAGGTGGCCGACAGGACGCTGGCTGTCCGCATGGAGAAGCCACCCGGCTTCAGTTTCGAGGCAGGGCAGTTCGTCGAACTGACGCTGATGGATCCGCCGGAGACGGACGCCGAAGGCAACAGCCGGGCTTTCACCCTGGCCTCCGCGCCCCACGAAGCGGAGCTGGTCGTCGCCACTCGATTGCGCGACACCGCCTTCAAGCGGGTCCTGAAGACCTTGAAGGCTGGAGCGGAGGTCGACCTTGACGGCCCGTTCGGCTCCTTCACCCTGCACCGGGATGGCTCACGCCCGGCTGTCTTTCTGGCGGGAGGAATCGGCATCACGCCGTTCCGGAGCATGGCGCTCCAGGCAACGAAAGATGCGCTTTCCCAGCGCTTGTTCCTTTTCTATTCCAACCGGCGTCCGGAAAATGCCGCATTTCTTGCGGAGCTCCAGGCGCTGGAGACACAGAATTCACGGTTTACCTGCATTGCAACCATGACTGACGTGCAGCCTTCCAGTCAGTCATGGCAGGGGCACCGAGGTCGCATCGACCAGGCGCTGATCGAACGCTGGGTCGACTCAACAACCTCGCCCATCTACTACATCGCCGGCCCAGCTGGAATGGTGAGGGCCATGCAGGGACTGCTGAGGAGTTCAGGAGTCGCTACCGAAGACATCCGTGCGGAAGAATTCTCCGGCTACTGAACCCAGACGCTGGACGAGAGAGCAATTGCCACCTGACCGGTCGGCGGCGACTCTACATCACAAGGCGGTGGCGAATGAAGTTCGCGCCGTCTTTGCTGCGACCTTTGCGGTCTCTGCGTTTGAAAAAATCAAAAGCCGCCAGCTCTCGCTGACGGCTTGTCGCTTACCGTTTATTTCTTATCGCTGCTCTAACTCTCATACAGCAGCACCGCGTCGGTCTCCTTCGAATCCACGGGGCGGTAGAACAGCTTGTCGCCTTCCAGGAAGACCTCGATGAACGCCGGCCGCGTCGTAATCGTCCCCTGGATGAGGGCTTCCGAGAGCGGGTCCTCGATGTACTTCTGCAGGGCGCGGCGCAGCGGGCGGGCGCCGTAGCTGCGGTCGCCGAGCGTCTTGTCGAGGATCCACTTCTTGGCCTCTTCGTTCACCGTGATGGTGATCTGCCGCTGTGCCAGGTTCTGGTTGAGCTGGCTCACCAAGAGCTCGAGGATTAGGATGAGGTCCTGCTCGGTCAGCGCGTTGAACAGGATGACCTCGTCCAGCCGGTTCAGAAACTCGGGATTAAAGGTGCGCTTCACCTCGTTGCGCACCAGTTCCTCCACCTTGCTGGCGACCATCTCTTCCTTGTCCGACTGGAAGCCCAGCCCGGAGCGCTTCTGCAAATGGCGCGCGCCTATGTTCGAGGTCATGATGAGCACCACGTTCTTGAAGTCCACCGTGTTGCCCAGGCCGTCGGTGAGCTGCCCGTCCTCGAACACCTGCAGCAGGATGTTGAATACATCCGGGTGGGCCTTCTCGATCTCATCCAGCAGGACGACCGAGTAAGGCGCGCGCTTCACGCGCTCCGTCAGTTGTCCGCCCTCTTCATAGCCCACGTAGCCCGGCGGCGAGCCGATCAGCTTGGAGACTGAGTGCTTCTCCATGAACTCGCTCATGTCGAAACGGATGAGCGACTTCTCGCTGCCGAACAGGAACTGGGCCAGCGTCCGCGCCACTTCCGTCTTGCCCACGCCCGTGGGGCCCAGGAACATGAACGAGCCCACCGGGCGGTTGGGATTCTTCAGGCCGGCGCGCGAGCGGCGGATGGCCCGCGCCAGCGCGGTGATGGCCTTGTCCTGCGAGATCACCCGCTTGTGCAGCTCTTCTTCGATGCGCAGCAGCTTCTGCGACTCTTCTTCCTTCACCGCCGTAACCGGCACGCCCGTCCAACGCGACACCACGTCCTCGATGTCCTCGCGGCTCACCACGCCGGTGGAAGATTCGTCGAGATGGTATTTCTCGCGCAGGGCGCGCAGGTTTTCGCGCTCTTTCCGTTCCTCGTCGCTGTAGAAGCGCGCCTTCTCGAACTCGTGGTTGGCGATGGCGTTCTCCATCCGGTGCACGATGAACTTGATGCGCTTCTGCACGTCGGTGATCTCATCGGGCAGCGAGGTCTGCCGCAGCTTCACCCGCGCGCCCGCCTCGTCGATCAGGTCGATGGCCTTGTCCGGCAGGTAGCGGTCCGGGATGTAGCGGTTGGAGTGCGCCACCGCGAACTGGATGGAATCCGGCGTGTACGTGACCGCGTGGAACTTCTCGTAGCGGTCCTTGATGCCCTCCAGGATGCGCACCGCATCGCTCTCGTTGGGCGGCGGCACTTTCACCGACTGGAAACGCCGCTCCAGCGAGCGGTCGCGCTCGATGGACTTGCGGTATTCACCCGGCGTGGTTGCGCCGATGCACTGGATCTCGCCGCGCGAGAGCGCCGGCTTCAGGATGTTGGCCGCGTCCAGCGACCCTTCCGCCGAGCCCGCGCCCACCAGCGTGTGCAGCTCATCGATGAAGATGATGGCGTTCTGGTTCTCCATCAGCTCCTTCATGATGGTCTTCAGGCGTTCCTCGAACTGGCCGCGGTACTTGGTGCCGGCCACGATGAGCGAAAGGTCCAGCGCCAAAATCCGCTTGTCGGCCAGGAAGGAAGGCACCTCACCGTCAGCGATGCGCTGCGCCAGCCCCTCGACGATGGCCGTCTTGCCCACGCCCGGCTCGCCGATGAGCACAGGATTGTTCTTGGTGCGCCGGCACAGGATCTGCACCACGCGCTCCAGCTCCGGCTCGCGTCCGATCAGCGGGTCGAGCTGGTTGTCCAGCGCCGCCTGGGTCAGGTCGCGGGAAAACTCCGAGAGCAGCGACGATTCCTTCTGCCGCTGCGGCGTGGCCTTCTCCTGCGTGCTGCGCGCGATCTCCTCGCGGATGGCGGAGAGCCGCAGCCCACGCTCATGCAGGATCTCCGCCGCGAAGCACTTCTCTTCCCGCAGCAGGCCCAGCAGCAGGTGCTCGGTCCCGATGTGCTTGTGCGAAAGGCGCTCTGCCTCCTCGGCGGCATAGGCCAGCACCCGCTTGCACTCGTTGGAAAGCGGCAGGTCCACGGAGGTCGAGACCTTCTCGCGGATGGTGGTGTGCCCCTCGATCTGCTTGCGGATGGACTCCACCGAGGCGTGCGAACGCAGGAAGCGGTTGGTCAGCGCCTTGTCTTCGCGCAGCAGGCCCAGCAGCAAGTGCTCGGTCTCGATGTACGGCGAGCCGAACTGGCTGGCCTCATAGCGCGCGAAGAAGATTACGCGTCTCGCTTTCTCCGTATATCTTTCGAACAATGGGGTCTCACCCTGGAAGACCTCGCGGCGCGCCTATTCGCGCTTGCGGGCCTTCCCCAACCTTCAAAACCTGCTATCCGCCTTCCGCTTACGACTCATCGCTTATCGCTTATTGCTTACTGCTTATCGCTTATCGCTCGATGCTGCCGCCCTCCCTGCCTCCTGCACTCCTGATGATTCAATGACTCAATGATTCCAACGATTCAATCTCTTCAATTCGGCCCTGGTGGAGCCGCAGCACGCGGTCACAGCGGCGCGCGAATGCCAGGTTGTGGGTGACGAGGATCGAGGTCAGCCGATGGTCGCGATGGAGCCGTCGAATCAATTCAAACACCGCCTCCGCCGTGCGCGCATCCAGGTCGCCGGTCGGCTCGTCCGCCATCAGCATCTGCGGACCGGTCACCAGCGCCCTTGCCAGCGCCACGCGCTGCT
Protein-coding regions in this window:
- a CDS encoding FAD-dependent oxidoreductase; the encoded protein is MAKVRIKGTSEVADRTLAVRMEKPPGFSFEAGQFVELTLMDPPETDAEGNSRAFTLASAPHEAELVVATRLRDTAFKRVLKTLKAGAEVDLDGPFGSFTLHRDGSRPAVFLAGGIGITPFRSMALQATKDALSQRLFLFYSNRRPENAAFLAELQALETQNSRFTCIATMTDVQPSSQSWQGHRGRIDQALIERWVDSTTSPIYYIAGPAGMVRAMQGLLRSSGVATEDIRAEEFSGY
- a CDS encoding chloride channel protein → MSPSRLSPGHPPAQFRLLMVSLLAGGIGLAAGFIAYGLYSLIGFFSNLVFFQRVEFTLPSLQDHHLGLWVLVVPALGGLIVGLMARYGSSRIRGHGIPEAMEAVLVQQSRIEPRVALLKPLSAAIAIGTGGPFGAEGPIIQTGGAFGSLVGQLLHTTASERKVLLACGAAAGMAATFSTPIAAVILAIELLLFEFKTRSFIPLVIASTLATSVHVMLLGPGPMFDVGRLDFRVPAALPFYLLLGLVCGLAAVAFTKALYWTEDRFERLPLDPMWHPAIAGVALGVISFYVPRVLGVGYDTISDILASRLTVQLLLLVLVFKSLALLISLGSGTSGGLLAPMFMASAALGAVVAALLNRIVPGAHLAPGAFALVAMGAVFGAASRATFTFIIFAFEITRDYNAVLPLMLVAVIADGIGLLLMPTSIMTEKLARRGLRIHQDYEADVLQQVTVGETMIRDFPTLSAGMRMETLAERLAAGDPYATRHYAFLLLDDHGDLAGILTRGDIVRALNHPDGRQRTVLEAGTEAPITILPDQLLSDAASLMLRHDIGRLPVVNPENPQRVVGYLGRSGIMAARVRRLEEEHIREPGWLGRVF
- a CDS encoding ATP-dependent Clp protease ATP-binding subunit, with the translated sequence MFERYTEKARRVIFFARYEASQFGSPYIETEHLLLGLLREDKALTNRFLRSHASVESIRKQIEGHTTIREKVSTSVDLPLSNECKRVLAYAAEEAERLSHKHIGTEHLLLGLLREEKCFAAEILHERGLRLSAIREEIARSTQEKATPQRQKESSLLSEFSRDLTQAALDNQLDPLIGREPELERVVQILCRRTKNNPVLIGEPGVGKTAIVEGLAQRIADGEVPSFLADKRILALDLSLIVAGTKYRGQFEERLKTIMKELMENQNAIIFIDELHTLVGAGSAEGSLDAANILKPALSRGEIQCIGATTPGEYRKSIERDRSLERRFQSVKVPPPNESDAVRILEGIKDRYEKFHAVTYTPDSIQFAVAHSNRYIPDRYLPDKAIDLIDEAGARVKLRQTSLPDEITDVQKRIKFIVHRMENAIANHEFEKARFYSDEERKERENLRALREKYHLDESSTGVVSREDIEDVVSRWTGVPVTAVKEEESQKLLRIEEELHKRVISQDKAITALARAIRRSRAGLKNPNRPVGSFMFLGPTGVGKTEVARTLAQFLFGSEKSLIRFDMSEFMEKHSVSKLIGSPPGYVGYEEGGQLTERVKRAPYSVVLLDEIEKAHPDVFNILLQVFEDGQLTDGLGNTVDFKNVVLIMTSNIGARHLQKRSGLGFQSDKEEMVASKVEELVRNEVKRTFNPEFLNRLDEVILFNALTEQDLILILELLVSQLNQNLAQRQITITVNEEAKKWILDKTLGDRSYGARPLRRALQKYIEDPLSEALIQGTITTRPAFIEVFLEGDKLFYRPVDSKETDAVLLYES